In the Plasmodium gaboni strain SY75 chromosome 13, whole genome shotgun sequence genome, TCAAGGGAAAATAggaatgaaaaaaataaattaaaataaaataaaataatatattcttacATTTGCTTAAatttttccattttttttttttttttttttttttgttataaaaataataggtatattttttatttgagAAGTTACAATTTGAAATACatcaatataatatatatttaatatatatattattacatttttatgtacctattaaaattattatatatatatatatatatatataatatataatgtacatatttttttatatacctatttttttgtacgcttatttttaaattgtatataaaataagtacgtattaaaaatgatattgggtaaaaataaaataaaaataaaaataaaattttccTGTAGAAAATgattattaaaaaaaaaaaaaaagaaattaaataattcaaGGAAGAAATgtatgcatatatatatatatatatatattattacatacCTTATAgtataaattatatattaaagatgtgtttatatttcattttgtgtttttttgtttttgatattaacaaataataacaaattacaaaaaaacttttcaaataaaaatatatgtatgtatatatatatatatatatatttatattttgatttgtttttttttttttttttattgcAACACAAGataaatcatttatatttaaaaatgaacatcattataataaatataatttgaaatatatttacctataatttttttttttttttatgattgTCACATGTTCATAATTTATTGTTAAATAAATGATCTGTTATAAATTTACGCTTtgaattttataaaattaatttgTTTCTTTTCATTCCATTTCATTTacaatatttaaatttccatatattgttatttttgtttttgtttatattaataatatatgagtgacatttttttttgatattttatttgtcCATAAGATTCttaatacataaataacATTTACATTTCagaacatatatataaatataccTATACTTGTTAAATTGTACATAAAcctataaatatatatatatatatatatatatatatatatatgtatatagCATTCTCTTTGTGACGTGTAACTATATGAAGATGTTCATGTCTACTCCTTAATGTATTAAGGAAgtgaaataatatatacatatatatattatttattttattttattattttattttattttattttattttattttttgtgttTTGTTTTATCGTATTATATCTGAATATTCCTCTTCCcaataaaaatttatatactttataaatccatttttataaaaaaatgatagaaatattttgtaCTGCAATTGTTGTGATCACCATATTGATTGTGGGGGTATTTGTTTTTATGATTATAGgaacaagaaaaaaaaaattaatattagATAATATGCTTTATATAAATAGCAAGTATAAAATTGATCTGGATAAAATCATTGtgaaaatgaaaaacaaaaatgtAATTAATATTGATGATGTAGATGATGAGGAATTATTGGCTATCTTATTTACATCTAAAcaatttgaaaaaatattaaaaaataatgaagatagcaaatatttagaaaataaagTTTTCTGTAGTGTGTTCCTTGAACCAAGTACAAGAACAAGATGTTCTTTTGATGCTGCAATTTTAAAATTAGGTTCCAAGGTTTTAAATATCACTGATATGAATTCTACTTCATTTTATAAGGGAGAAACTGTTGAAGATGCCTTTAAAATATTGTCAACATACGTGGACGGAATTATATACAGAGATCCATCAAAGgtaagaaaataaatttaattaatatataaactgaaagtttattattactaaataaataaatatatgtacatatatatatatatatatatgtgtgtgtatgttattgtaattatttatttatttgtttgtTCATTTTACTTTTTAGAAAAATGTCGATCTTGCTGTTTCTTCTTCAAGCAAGCCAATTATTAATGCAGGTAATGGAACAGGGGAACATCCAACTCAGTCTCTCTTAGATTTTTATACAATTCATAATTACTTCCCATTTATTCTAgatagaaatataaataaaaaacttAATATAGCCTTCGTTGGAGACTTGAAAAATGGAAGAACTGTACATTCACTCAGCAAACTACTTAGCAGATACAACGTCAgttttaattttgtatCATGTAAATCGTTGAATATTCCTAAAGATATAGTAAATACAGTTACTTAtaacttaaaaaaaaacaatttttATAGCGATGATTCTAtcaaatattttgataatttaGAGGAAGGCATAAAAGACgttcatataatttatatgacTAGAATACAAAAAGAAAGATTTAATGATGTAGATGAATATAATCAATATAAAAACGCATTCATTTTGagtaataaaattttaGAAAACACAAGAGACGATACAAAggtaatattatttaaaaaaaaaattaaaatttatatttacgtaaattttcatatttattttatatatgaagatataatatttaatacatgtaaaatttatatacatatatttatagataCTTCACCCTCTTCCAAGAGTTAATGAAATAAAAGTGGAAGTAGATAGTAATCCAAAAAGTGTTTATTTCACACAAGCAGAAAATGGATTATATGTAAGAATGGCTTTATTATATCTCATTTTTTCATCAAATAGCTAgttcaaaatatatatatatatatatatatatatatagttatatatatagcTAGCTgagaattttttttttttctgaaTGATCATGTAActaaagaaaaaaaaaaaaaaaaaaaaaattattaatattttaaatttgttattatgtgaataatatcatattactaaaatacatatattaaagaaaaaatagaCATTATATATGCAAACTgatttgtatatttttttatttttgtttaaaCCTACttgtatatacataaatatgTCTTAAAATATccaaatattttattaataattcatatgcatttttcaaattatggaacaaaaataatttaacatattgtttttatatatttgaatatttattttttttaatgcattaataaatttatcatgatcttatatatatttgaatatcCTTAATAGAATTACCAATATTCAACAATAATTAttaagtaataatatatatatatatttaaatataataagaaatataaatatgtgtgtacaacataattttattaaaaaacaaaaaaattatatatcatatgtATAAGATATAGAACGTTAAAATTTCTgacattattattttaaatatatatatatatatatatatttgtaaatgTCGTAAGTATTGatgttttttatatactATATGATATGTGTATTCATAGAATGGAAAACATACATATGGTGTTGGaaacaattaaaaaaggaaccttaataagaattatcttaaacatatatgttataagcttatacaatatatatatatatatataaatttttaatattaaatttataaaattattattttaaaagataaacaaaaattactttttttattattcctttgttctttctttttctttctatgataataaaattatatattgaaaatattaagaGAACGTTACTTTCTAATTATAGgagtaatatatatagaaatatatataaataaatgatgTCCTTCTTTTTGTCAACAccattttatataataaagattaattcttaaaatataaaaataaattacaTAAAGGTCGAACATAATTCTCATATGTTAAAACGTTTTCATTAcatatgtaatatatttaagaTTAAGGGActcataaatatttatttttaatattttatttatatattcatttgCAAAGgatttaatattatatattttatttaataatatataaaatacatatataaatgtattctactattgtaatatttatataaaatatattataatataatacttTATATAGACATTCTTTAGtaataaaattatgaaggagatttattaaaaaatatttattaaattaaatgaaaattaataatggtgtttaaattatatacatatatatatatatatacatttattttacttttttttttaaatattcataaatatcCTTTATTCCCCCCTTAGATTTTAAAAAGTGaggagaaaaaaaaaaaaaaaaaaaattaaattaaattaaataaaacaaaatataataaaataaaataaaaatcaaaaaatgttatatatataatatatatataatattgtatatataatgtatatgaggaatatacatatattgttattaaaaatataatatatatatataaatatacatattatatattttttgtagAAACCCctagaaaaaatatatatacattttatatatatttatattaatgtacctaatatatatgtataattttcaAATTAAACATGTAATAAgtaaaattttttttctttttttttaaataccattatttatataaatttataaacatatacatttttcttttatttttttttataaaaatatatgtgatatattttgtatttatatgtttttttttttttttttttttttaactttGTAATTTTTAGTATAATAACAAGTGAAAAGTAGAATATGAAGAaattgataatataatgaaaaattttaatttctAAAGGAATGTTAAAAtagtatattattatatatattaatctgaatatataatatgatattaaatatttatacatttatatatatattttttttatttattttttccttatttttttttttttttttttaccttTGAATCcatataaatacatattatttttatgtttatttataatattacattttatCTATAACATAATTTAAGATATGTAAGgtttaaaataaatatatatgtatataaagctgtataaattttaattttttttttatatatctataaataaaataaatgacataataaaaaagctaaaataaataataaaccTATAAAATAgtagaaatatatatagatatatttatttatttacaataaaatatattttttcaattttttttttttttttttttaattaaaaacaatacatttttaaaaaattagtAAATACTTGACACATTTATATGTAGCAtacttttctttttgttttattatatatatttgcacttgttatataataaatttgtCTATTTcgttatattttttttattaaaattaagtgtatgaaaaataaaaacgAAGTTctgaatatttatatcttgatataaatgacatacatattatatatatatatatatatatttatatatatatatatatatttatttatttataatatttatagtTTTATGGAATTATCCTTGTATTCccatatatttataaataaaatatatatcatatatatcaaGTAAATTACTctacataaataaaaagaaagaaagaaaaaaaaaaaaaaaaaaaaaaaaaaaaaaaaaaaaaaaaaagataatatataaaagatataacatattgtatatatatattataatatataatgtcattttatttattatttttatttttttttttaaatattatacatatttaaCGTTATTATAACATCAAATTGATTAATATGTGTATTACATATCAGAAATATAAAGGGATATAATACagtaataaaatatatatatatatatatatatataggactatataagaaataaatttaatttacACGTGAAAGGCCTTCAAGATACAAAGGCGTGTTCATTATTacaaattattaaaaaatatataacaagacataaaatatatataatatgaacaaattaagaatataatgttatattatacatatatatgtatttttttataaatttttttttttatgtaaatgtcacatattatatatatatatatatatatatatatatatatatatataattttgatgaaacatattaatatttatatcatacAAATAATCAGTAACACAAGagcacatatatatatattcatttatatatattaaattttcattCTACGTAGTAgatattatgtatatatttgtaaGTAGAAAATGATAGCTGTACCTTATGaatttatgaatataaaaaattatgagTGTCTTTACAacaatttaaaaattatgaatgATATGATTAGaaataatgattataatataaacagttatatttataatgtGTATATATCAAAATTGATTTTTGTCATGgttaatatttataatgaacatagtatgaataataataataataataataataatatggacagatatataatatataataataatattgaatatataattaataacacacaaaatatttatatgataaaaaacgaatatttatcaaataGTTATGAAGAtggaaatatattaaataccaaagaatataatgattcaagtttaataaaaaataaaagagataataaatttttgtgttataataaatgtattagGAGAcacaataaaataaaggTATATGAAAAATTGAATAAGcagaattattatatgaatgTGTTACATATtgtgaataatataagaaattTAAGGATATCCAAAAttaagagaaaaaaaaagagattaaatataattatgagaagaaaaaaaaaacgaaAGCGAAAAAAAAcgaaaatgataatattaaataatcataaaatttatagtacgaatagaaataatagttctaataataattatatggataataaaatttataaaatattattaaaaaataataagattttatatatgaaatatgATGATACCATAAATTATGAAGAATCTAAAAATAGAACTGTACTATTTGATATgatgaaatatttatcatctatcaaatacaaaaataataataataataatagtaataataataataataataataataataataatattttatatccattaattaaaattaatacaggcaataatgaatataataaaaagaatatttataaatattttaattttgatagaacaatttattatatatataatcaaataaaaaaagtaatcaaaaaattaaaaaacTTAATTATCAGTAgaaatataacatattaccaatattttaaaagtataacatataataatatatataaatacaaatattatatcagTAATTATGTTATATCATTCTACtataattatttacataatgAATATGTTAACAGTcaaaattcttttttaaaatattttaagaatatgtataattttaaGAAATTTCTTAAAATTTTTGTCCAACTTTTTCTggataaaatattttgtataaGTAAATctataattaaaaaaaaaaataataaaaacaagAATTATTctaatgaaaaattaaaaaagaaattaaaaagtataagtatatatagaagaatatgtgaaaaaaaaacacattatgatatttttaatacCTTATCTCtaaatttaaataacaataattatataataaataataaagataaccctcataaaaattatagtcattttattaaatcatATGTTAGAAAAATTTTTCACTACtatttttcaatattatctaaaaggctattaaattattacatatataatatgaacacatattataaaaaatatgataaagTCCAAGGAATAAATAAGAacaataattattttaatacTTCTATTCCTACCTTTGATAGTACGAATAATACTTACTCTAAATATAAATCAGACAAATCatcaattatatataatagaaaaaataaaatacatcaaaaaaatgaagatatatattgtaatataaaattgCCTAATAAGCGTAAAGAAATTAACAGAGGAGATAGTAATGAAATTGTTATGagtaataaaataaactATAAAAGGTTTTATAAGACCCCATTCACAcataacaataataataatagtaatattataaatgattCTTATAGACACTTATTTAATGAACGTATTTTGAATAAGGAGTGTATATATCTAAATGATCAAAACGAAAAAAGAAGTGACAACTATTCAGATTATTCGGGTGATAAACAAGGGGATATTAatgttaaaaataataatgcagacaataatagtaataataataataataataataataataatgataatcataataataatggtaaaaataatgataatcataatcataataatgataataataataataatgataataatagtaatggtaataataataataataacaacaataacaataataataacaataacaataataacaacaacaataataataacaataataatagtaataatgACAATGGGGATAACAACCGAAAGAAcgataataatgataatgatgaagGTAAAAAGAAAGgtgataataatgttattaAAACAGATGAAGATGATAAAGAGGATGATGACGAAGATGTTAGAATAgaacaaaatgataatgaaaatataaatcataatGATGAGGATGATATAATTCATATGAATGATGAGAATAACATGaatgatatgaataatatgaatgaacacgaaaattattatcgtcttataaaagaaatagaatttctagaaaaaaaagaaaatatgaaaGAGTGCATTAATGAAAACATAAATGAATGTATAGATACAAATAGGAATCATAATAAAGAAGAGGATATGATTGATgaagaaaagaataaaataaaattacgtaatgatgaaaatataaaaataaaatcagaaaaaatagaaataaaaattaaagaagaacatattaatattacaaatataaatcaaaatCTAACACATAATAATACATCACCTATTATAAGTCATCCATTGAAATTACCTTTATTACCTGAAATGAGTCATCCAAATGTATTTTCATCACATTCTCCTAGATCCAACAATATAGCTAGTAGTAGCAGTAGTACtagtagtagtagtagtagtTGTAGTGGTGCTAGTAGCAGTAATAGTGGTAGTAGTAATAGTAGTAGTAGTTGTGGGGGTTCACCAAAAAATTTACCTAATCAATTGAATGATCCTGATTTTGAAGAAGCATGTGATATAAGACTTATGAATTCTTCAGAAAATTTGACGTTTTCTCAGTCTCCACCAACGAGCTCTTTACATGCATCATCTTTACATTTGACAGATGTAAATGAATTAGTTTTATCACCTAATCaacaattatataataatagcCCAATGAAATCACCAACTAATACACCAATTAGAAGTCCTTCCTCACCTGTTTTTGAGGCTAATTATAATGAGGAAAATATCGAAAAGGTAAattcaaattatttaatttcttCACCTTATAGAaatgatattttttcaGAGTTGGATATGTTAGGATCTATATTTGAATCACTAGATgaattagaaaataaaagtgATTACACCGAAAGTAGTAGTAATGATAATTGCAAATATAGCAATGATTTTTCTTTAGATAAATGTAGTAGTGGCATAAAAAAAGGTACTATTGAAAAAGatgaaattatttataattttaaaaaagataatttaaaaaaagtatttCATGCTTGGTGTAATAAAGGAAAACATGAAAttaattatgataataaaaaatttaattcAGTAATGGAATGgataaattatatagaGGAATTAATGTCTCATGAACTAGGTATAAcaaatgatgataaaaaaaatgatgatataaaagGTGATATGGAATTAAGTGTAGATATATTTACCAAccaaaataattataacatGGATGAACACAAACATgtaaatgaaaatatagaaaatgaagaaaatattttaatcaataaaaatatcttAACAAACATAAATCATCAAAATGTTGatgaatttataaataattctaGTGACCCTTTTGATTTTATCAATGAAcataatgtaaataatgataataatatcatagaaaataataatatctccaatgataaaaatattattctcCATAATAATGACATTGTCGAGGATACAACAACATCAAATAGTATGTCACCTAATAAATCTGCATTTAGTGATATTACATCTAGTGTTCATAATTCAAATGATACtatgaatttattttctGAATATAATAACGCTGAGGATCATGTTACATATAGTAATCACCATAAAGAAAAAcaagaagaagaaaataaatattttaatgatCAACATactataaataataaaattacaTGGAATCATTCAGAACACAATTTTGTATGgaataataatgatatagatgaaaaaaatgatgattatataaaaaaaaatgatatattacaaaaaaacAGTGAcgtaaataatatatcagATATAAATACTAACGAT is a window encoding:
- a CDS encoding hypothetical protein (conserved Plasmodium protein, unknown function), whose protein sequence is MIAVPYEFMNIKNYECLYNNLKIMNDMIRNNDYNINSYIYNVYISKLIFVMVNIYNEHSMNNNNNNNNNMDRYIIYNNNIEYIINNTQNIYMIKNEYLSNSYEDGNILNTKEYNDSSLIKNKRDNKFLCYNKCIRRHNKIKVYEKLNKQNYYMNVLHIVNNIRNLRISKIKRKKKRLNIIMRRKKKRKRKKTKMIILNNHKIYSTNRNNSSNNNYMDNKIYKILLKNNKILYMKYDDTINYEESKNRTVLFDMMKYLSSIKYKNNNNNNSNNNNNNNNNNNILYPLIKINTGNNEYNKKNIYKYFNFDRTIYYIYNQIKKVIKKLKNLIISRNITYYQYFKSITYNNIYKYKYYISNYVISFYYNYLHNEYVNSQNSFLKYFKNMYNFKKFLKIFVQLFLDKIFCISKSIIKKKNNKNKNYSNEKLKKKLKSISIYRRICEKKTHYDIFNTLSLNLNNNNYIINNKDNPHKNYSHFIKSYVRKIFHYYFSILSKRLLNYYIYNMNTYYKKYDKVQGINKNNNYFNTSIPTFDSTNNTYSKYKSDKSSIIYNRKNKIHQKNEDIYCNIKLPNKRKEINRGDSNEIVMSNKINYKRFYKTPFTHNNNNNSNIINDSYRHLFNERILNKECIYLNDQNEKRSDNYSDYSGDKQGDINVKNNNADNNSNNNNNNNNNNDNHNNNGKNNDNHNHNNDNNNNNDNNSNGNNNNNNNNNNNNNNNNNNNNNNNNNNNSNNDNGDNNRKNDNNDNDEGKKKGDNNVIKTDEDDKEDDDEDVRIEQNDNENINHNDEDDIIHMNDENNMNDMNNMNEHENYYRLIKEIEFLEKKENMKECINENINECIDTNRNHNKEEDMIDEEKNKIKLRNDENIKIKSEKIEIKIKEEHINITNINQNLTHNNTSPIISHPLKLPLLPEMSHPNVFSSHSPRSNNIASSSSSTSSSSSSCSGASSSNSGSSNSSSSCGGSPKNLPNQLNDPDFEEACDIRLMNSSENLTFSQSPPTSSLHASSLHLTDVNELVLSPNQQLYNNSPMKSPTNTPIRSPSSPVFEANYNEENIEKVNSNYLISSPYRNDIFSELDMLGSIFESLDELENKSDYTESSSNDNCKYSNDFSLDKCSSGIKKGTIEKDEIIYNFKKDNLKKVFHAWCNKGKHEINYDNKKFNSVMEWINYIEELMSHELGITNDDKKNDDIKGDMELSVDIFTNQNNYNMDEHKHVNENIENEENILINKNILTNINHQNVDEFINNSSDPFDFINEHNVNNDNNIIENNNISNDKNIILHNNDIVEDTTTSNSMSPNKSAFSDITSSVHNSNDTMNLFSEYNNAEDHVTYSNHHKEKQEEENKYFNDQHTINNKITWNHSEHNFVWNNNDIDEKNDDYIKKNDILQKNSDVNNISDINTNDFDINSVEDKDVINIQENTKDNITSSNYIEVTDPWKK
- a CDS encoding aspartate carbamoyltransferase → MIEIFCTAIVVITILIVGVFVFMIIGTRKKKLILDNMLYINSKYKIDLDKIIVKMKNKNVINIDDVDDEELLAILFTSKQFEKILKNNEDSKYLENKVFCSVFLEPSTRTRCSFDAAILKLGSKVLNITDMNSTSFYKGETVEDAFKILSTYVDGIIYRDPSKKNVDLAVSSSSKPIINAGNGTGEHPTQSLLDFYTIHNYFPFILDRNINKKLNIAFVGDLKNGRTVHSLSKLLSRYNVSFNFVSCKSLNIPKDIVNTVTYNLKKNNFYSDDSIKYFDNLEEGIKDVHIIYMTRIQKERFNDVDEYNQYKNAFILSNKILENTRDDTKILHPLPRVNEIKVEVDSNPKSVYFTQAENGLYVRMALLYLIFSSNS